A single region of the Polyodon spathula isolate WHYD16114869_AA chromosome 12, ASM1765450v1, whole genome shotgun sequence genome encodes:
- the cdk5rap3 gene encoding CDK5 regulatory subunit-associated protein 3 has translation MQGYQNLPIDIQTSKLLDWLVDRRHCNLKWQNSVLQIRGKINTAIQDMPENEEIKRLLSGSYIHYFHCLRIVEILKGTEATSKNIFGRYSSQRMKDWQEIVSLYEKDNAYLAEVASLLVRNVSYEIPSLKKQLSKSQQLQQEFSRKEVECQNGAAVMREKFHSSCKQYGIMGDNVKRELLALVKDLPATLGEVGKETSCLSEAIQLYAAFGEFVCDWSSEPGLPLLRHTQCRGNTTVYEWRTGSPPSLIERPSVEEEGVSAAEDSIDWGALGSDGHSASDGIDYGISVADGGVDWGISLEPGTMEAGDIDWGEEAASPVEIEVVEMGTNSMHGISKGDDLLGNPETRYQFIDELMELEVFLTQRLCEMGEEGDVLSMSQFQLAPAVIQGQTRDKVLGVLSLVKGLIERLTSVRMQHLFMIQASPRYVDRVTELLHQKLKQADILVLKQQAMAERRQEALREQGQLEPRIDLLVQRTKELQKQIESDLSQRYNNRAVNLMGVTL, from the exons ATGCAG GGGTATCAGAATTTACCCATTGACATCCAGACCAGCAAACTGCTAG ACTGGCTGGTAGACAGGCGACACTGCAATCTGAAGTGGCAGAATTCGGTCCTGCAAATCCGTGGGAAGATCAACACAGCCATCCAGGACATGCCTGAGAACGAGGAGATCAAGAGGCTGCTCTCCGGGTCTT ATATCCATTATTTCCACTGTTTGagaatagtggaaatccttaaagGAACAGAAGCCACCTCAAAGAATATATTTGGAAGATATTCTTCCCAGCGGATGAAG gatTGGCAAGAAATCGTGTCCCTTTACGAAAAAGATAATGCGTATTTAG CGGAGGTGGCCAGCCTTCTGGTGCGCAACGTGAGCTACGAGATCCCCTCCTTGAAGAAGCAGCTTAGCAAGagccagcagctgcagcaggagtTCAGCCGCAAGGAAGTGGAGTGCCAGAACGGAGCCGCGGTCATGAGAGAGAAGTTCCACAGCTCCTGCAAACAGTATGGCATCATG GGTGACAATGtgaagagggagctgctggcccTGGTCAAGGACCTGCCTGCCACGCTGGGGGAGGTGGGGAAGGAGACCAGCTGTCTGTCCGAGGCCATCCAGCTCTACGCAGCCTTTGGAGAGTTTGTGTGCGACTG gtcgTCCGAGCCTGGGCTGCCCTTGCTGAGACACACCCAGTGCCGGGGGAACACCACTGTGTACGAGTGGAGGACAGGGAGCCCCCCCTCCCTCATCGAGAGACCCTcagtggaggaggagggggtctctGCCGCTGAGGACTCG ATTGACTGGGGGGCTCTGGGCAGTGATGGGCACTCCGCCTCTGATGGGATTGATTATGGGATCTCTGTAGCGGATGGAGGAGTGGACTGGGGGATCAGCTTGGAGCCGGGCACCATG GAGGCAGGGGATATAGACTGGGGAGAGGAGGCTGCCAGTCCAGTGGAGATCGAAGTGGTGGAGATGGGCACCAACT CCATGCATGGTATCAGTAAGGG AGACGATCTCTTGGGAAACCCAGAGACCAGGTACCAGTTCATAGATGAGCTCATGGAG CTCGAGGTGTTCCTGACTCAGCGGCTGTGTGAGATGGGTGAGGAGGGGGACGTGCTCTCGATGAGTCAGTTCCAGCTGGCCCCGGCGGTGATTCAGGGCCAGACCCGGGACAAGGTGCTGGGGGTGCTGAGCCTGGTGAAGGGGCTGATCGAGCGACTCACCAGCGTCAGGATGCAGCATCTGTTCATGATCCAGGCTTCGCCACG CTATGTGGACCGCGTGACTGAGCTGCTGCATCAGAAGCTGAAACAGGCCGACATCCTGGTGCTGAAGCAGCAGGCGATGGCTGAGAGGAGGCAAGAGGCGCTGAGGGAGCAGGGGCAGCTGGAGCCCAGAATAGACCTCCTAGTTCAGAGGACCAAGGAGCTGCAGAAACAG ATCGAATCAGACCTCTCCCAGCGATACAATAACAGAGCAGTTAATCTGATGGGAGTCACACTGTAA